One region of Stigmatella erecta genomic DNA includes:
- a CDS encoding GPW/gp25 family protein — protein MSRPSFLDKFVTPSQRPEARSELHQVCENIEAVLNTKEGYGYFVEGFGLGRYTEKSGTRDLMKTLTEEMLHSVEQHEPRLKEARLELRGQDSGLWLHFVLTGSVTGSACTLRVLFHTISGQVRVEADEDA, from the coding sequence ATGTCCCGGCCCTCCTTCCTCGACAAGTTCGTCACCCCCTCGCAGCGCCCGGAAGCGCGGAGCGAGCTGCACCAGGTCTGTGAGAACATCGAGGCCGTGCTCAACACCAAGGAGGGTTACGGCTACTTCGTCGAGGGCTTTGGCCTGGGGCGCTACACGGAGAAGTCCGGCACCCGGGACCTGATGAAGACGCTCACCGAGGAGATGCTGCACTCGGTGGAGCAGCATGAGCCGCGCTTGAAGGAGGCGCGGCTGGAGCTGCGGGGCCAGGACTCCGGCCTGTGGCTGCACTTCGTCTTGACTGGCTCCGTGACGGGCTCTGCCTGTACGCTTCGGGTTCTCTTCCACACCATCAGCGGCCAGGTGCGCGTGGAAGCCGACGAGGACGCGTGA